Genomic window (Arachis hypogaea cultivar Tifrunner chromosome 13, arahy.Tifrunner.gnm2.J5K5, whole genome shotgun sequence):
GAAGATAAGACTATGTTGGCAAGAAACCTCATTGAAGACAAGACAATACCATGTGATCTCATTTGCCATTGTCTCTCCCTAGACCCCATCAAATAGTACATTAACCATTCATTTCTGAAGAGAACTACCTCCACATAACATGTATCTGTTATATCTATATATACTCACCAATCACTATGCCATTCTCAAGCAACACAAATTAATAGCAACAATCATTCTTCTTTACACACTTTGAGATCATTTTTATGGTTGTTTGTGTTAAGCAACATAAAACAATGGGCTTTCACTTACCAGCTATTAGAAGAGCATCATCTGCTGTTAGCCAAGAATCTTCCAAAGCTGTGGAACTTCCGAAAGGCTATTTCGCAGTCTATGTTGGAGACAAAATGAAGCGGTTTGTGATTCcaatttcatatttaaatcaaccTTTGTTTCAAGAGTTACTAAGCCAAGCAgaagaagaatttggatatgaTCATCCAATGGGAGGTCTCACTATTCCTTGCAAAGAGGATGCTTTCATGGACCTCATCACTTCTCGCTTGAAGGGATTATAAGTAATATTAAAGCAAACTCACATAGACTAGTTGAGAGACACTTTTGTACAGAAGGTACTTagaaatttctttttatccttcttttgtATTGGAAACTACCATCTCAGTGAGATGTGAAAgatgtaaatattaaaaatttctccCTCACAATTTCAATGGATTGATACATTTTATCAACAAATATTTTTAGATTGCTATTGTTTTGTAAGTTCCATATGTTCTTCACATGTTTTTTTTTAGCTGCCACTGTTGCAAGAAAATAGTGTGTATTAACTAACAATTGAAATTGGAGCTGAATTTTGAGAGATATTAGCTGCCTGGCCTTAATGTTTTCTGtaataactcaaaaaaaaaaattttgtgggccactcttctttttctttttttccctaaCCCTAATCACACACAAACATTCTCTCTCAACCTTCAATCCCTCCCTAGCGGTCACCCTCCCTAAACCCCCCTTCCTCACTCACACACGGACACAAACTCACAACACACACAAGTCACATGaacaaagaagagaagaatggaggGAGAGCTGTGCTGCGAGGGAGAAGAGAGAATCGCCGCTACGTGTCCTGCTGCTGCCCTCCCCACCGAGCCGCCGACCCCGCCACACCTCGCTGCCAGTTGCCACCATCATCAACAACGacggaggagagagaaagaggcgAACACGAGGAGAGAGAGGGAAGCCTTTGTGTTGTTGTCGTCATGCTGGAGGGCTGGCTGTCGGGGGAGCTGCTGCGACGAGCTCACCGCCGGCTAAGGCCCATCGCCGTCCGTGGAGAGTCGTCGCCGTCTGGGTCGCTGCCGGAGGAAGCGAGCTTGCACAAGGGGTTGCTGGAGTGGCTCGCCGCTGCCACAAGCGCCACCGCACCTCTGGCCGCCAGGAAGTAACATTGAGGTCTCCGTTCTTCTGCCGTCGCCACTGCCGAGGTTTCTGGTTAATGGGTATGGCGCTGTTGTTGCCGGAACCACCACCAGTGCTGCCGCTACTTGTTTCCCTTAAGTCCAAGTCGTTGTGGTTGCGGAGAAAGTGGGTTGGAGCTGAGAGGAAAGGTTCCGTTGACGCGTTTGGATTATAGTTTCAACAATCGAGAACTATTACCAGCTCCATCTTGTTGCTACTTCAGTCCAAATTCTACGCTCATTCGTTCCATTCCACTTCAATCCTCCTTACCTTGAATTTGGCACTCTGAGTTTGGTATCTTCGGTCCCAAGGGACCACGTTGTGAGTAGGTcttacatttataattatttgactgtgcatctataattattttgatatatacctattatgatctttgaattatactcattatatttgttttgaacgattttaaattgattaaaataattgatttattaaaattaaataattcatttttatgaagtttatacttttagaattatacatgagactatatatatttttgatgaagTTTTGCATTATCCTAAAATGTTTGATTTTACTTAAATATCTGTTTTTGAAGTATTTGTTAGTACTTACTTACTTTAAAAATTGTGAAATATATTTGAAATCTCTTATGATTGAGaaagtatgattgaaaaagatttctgatgagaaagtattatctgatttgatttgattcgatatcctataaatttgaaagataaaataattgttgtatttgaaattatatgttttgaattggtttgggaggctcgtattagaaaaccgtagttaacggcggttatgacgttaacttagatgcatctaactcaaACTCCAGCTAGCAAGGGTGTTgttagcctaacgtgtaggccacacgttagatctgttattctgttaggacacacAAGAGGGAAGGGTtacccatagaggtggagctgtccaagtgtggacttttgatttgatttctgtatgagaactcccttattgattcgcTTATTATAATCAACtattatttctaattaaaattactttgatGATAATGTTTGTATAGTTTTATGTcaattatagatgtattgtctagtcactgagttgcaaaattcacccttttttttttctaaaagtatttttcaggaacaaatatTCGACTATGTAAGACTTTTTATTCAAGAATAACGGTCTGCAATGAGTATTTATTCTTTGTCGAATTCCTAGAAGtgtatgctccatatgtcacaggcaggatccaactactcttagttattttaattttttgttaaaaatatataactatttattttagaacttgtaaaTATTTGTAAGTTGCTTATTTAACTTATATTAGACTATGTTAGgcttgctatagaattattttcCTGAGCGTCGGTCATGACTCATTTTGGATCgtgacaaagtggtatcagagcttaggtttaatctgtgtaatatggagcaagtgtcctatggtaggatcacaattgtataaatagaagcgcgcCTATTTGTACAAATTGTGGCACTATTAAAGGCCTATAGGATTGTCATCCTTGTCCTTTATGTCGTTGTTGTCATCTAATTATTATCATGAGACTTTTGCCGCTTCTTGCCACTCGTTTCCTTCCCTTTGTAACCAATCTCGGCTTATTCTCTAATAGATTTAAAGTTTGTTGAATTTCTTCATGGAAATAGAATATTTTGAGTAATGGTACATATTATGAATTGATATTTAACCCCACTTTTATCTACCTTAAGACATTAAATTATTATGTTGTTTTAGATTTTGTTCGATCTTTAATTGTTATGATCTGTTTGAAATGTATTTATTTGGTTTCTGGttaaacaaatattaaataaatttgctAATTATAATACGGATGATGGATAATTGATTTTAAAGAAATTAAGTCCGTAGCATGAGTTTCtttgagaaagctttgtgtttGTCCAAGATTATTGAAATTTTCATAGTTGAAATTAACATTTGGATGTGAACCAAATTGAGTACTAAAGTTCTATACTTAGTATAACTGATTGTATGGGAAACACGATTGAGCTTCACTCAGGGTAGGATGTTCTTGTCTATATGTTATTAAATGAATGTGTCTCTTAGATTATAGGTGATTTCTAGTTTTATAGACTTGCTTGCTGAGCTTGTGGATCATGGTGATTATGAAGCATTTGATGATTATTTTAAATGTGTTAAATTATAGCTTGCCTATGAGTGTTAGCCATTGATTAGATACTTGTTTGGTGATTCATGTCACTTGATTAGTAATTATTACAGTAACTAACAAGTAAATAATtttggttaattatttttttgagaaATCCATAAGGTTATTGGTTGTTGCTGCTGTAAAggagttaataatattatttgttgCTGAATTGGTGACTGACGTGACTGTAACTGGGTGAATCTTGGTTGTTATCTTGTAAAAATTTCTATTGAAAGGAGGTAATGAACACTCTTAATTGCTTGTGTTGTTGTTGGAGATGATATGCCTGATTTGTAGTTATATATGGCGGATTAATAGATGTTTTGGTTTCTCTGATACGATGAGGGCTTGATAATTTCAAATTGAAGTTTGTCATGATAAACTTGTGATCTGAACAATACTTTTGTGACACACTTGAgcatctgaatttttttttccttcaaaattaattattttattgactaAAAAAATTGTTCCAACTCTTTCAACATACTGTTCTAACTTTTACTCAATATTTTTTCATTGGTGGTCCATTACATGATGCTTAACATAAAAGTTAGTTTCTCTGGTTTGCACTATAAGATTTATGTAAAAATGTTTAGTATTGCATTCACACTCTCAATAAAAATGCTTAATGACTttgccttgtttatttatttatttatttatttatttatttattaacatttttttaaaacctaattaatttttaacctaTCAAAACTATCAAGTGTTGTGCTTATCATGCAATCTGCATCTGTGCTATGTGACTGTTTCTTTTATATATAagattactgttttcattttcagAGTGGCACATTCCCGACAATGTTCGGAtgaatgtttattttgctttgcttGTTTGTGGGTTCAGCTTGTCTGTTCACATGCTGTGTctatttatgtttctcttttctCCTTTCCTCTAGTTTAAACTATTGTTGTCCATGCAATACCTTTTTATGTCTATTATTCATACTCATAAATTTTCATTTTGCTCTGCCCAATTTGTTTGTGGAtttggcttgtttcttcattttttccCTTAAAATGCTCCTAGCTTGTAGTTTTTAGTTGTTGTTGTACATCTTTTTATTTACCTCTATGGCTTTTGCCCTTACATTTATGTTCTTGTGCGTATTTAGAGAGCTGTATTGTGTTACTTTGTAGTGACACACCGACGGTTTCTTTGGTTATTAAGTAATGTCAAGCATCATAAATGTTTTTGTCAATAAGCTATTTTTGTTactgtataatttttttaaatgatagttGTGAAATGAATTGAGTTGCGAATGGATGTTTGATTCAGGTCTATCATCGCTTATTAGGTGCAAATGCTTTATATGCTTTTGGTTCTTGCGTGATTGAAGACTATGTGCTCTAGTGTAATAAATTTATTAGCCTGTCCTTTTACAGCTTGTTGAGCTttgatttatttgttttaataCTGAAAGGCAGTGAGATAAATTAGTTTTGTACCTTTGGCTGGATCATCTTGGCTGATAggattgttgattttgttatgtAGTTTTAAATTCTGGTGATATTTAGTAGTTGGGTTTGTATTTAGTTACTCCTTCCTACtgatgatttcaaaaaaaaaagggggatttttctttttctgattATGTTTCATTTGGAGAATCAATATTTTCTATTACCCCATTGGTTTCGTTGGTTATCCAACTATGTCGCAGATTCTACTTTATTTGCCCAATAAggattttaatttgattaaagaGTCCTTACATTGAGGGTTTTGTGTTAAGTTGTTTCTTTTTGGCCAAATTTTTTTCCTGTAACAATCACAGTGTATTTCGAATATTGTCTATTAGAAAATTCTGAAAATTGACTGTTTCATTACTAGTGCTTTTGCTTTGGTTCATAGCCCACATCTTAGCTTGACATTTCTTCATACGTTAAGGGTTTGATATCAGTTGTACTGTTATTCCTTAAATTCGCACATCATGATCTAAGTACAATCTATTTTAAATTGTTGTATTAACCTTTTTTCTTCCAAAGATATATAGGCTTTGCAAAGCTCTTAACATGATCGAATTGTTGAGGCAGTTATATTGATTCATTTGTTCGTTACTTAATTGATCCTATGTTGTATGACCTTTTTGAGACATTACCTTGCTGGTTTTAAGTTGCTCAGGATTGCAACTAATTGGAATATGTTATTGCCTTGTCGATATTTTTGAGCTTCACTAAATCTGTGGTTTTATTGCTCCTTGAGTGACCTGCATTGTAATGGTGGTTGAGTAGTGAAAATTCGAAACTTCGCTAAATTGGTGGTATTGTTTCCCAACTAATGGGATTCTGTTTGTTTAACTGGTTGATGATGAACCACTTGTCTTTAGTTTATCAGTTGGTGTATATGTAGCACATTTGTTAGTTTATTATCTGGGATTGTCGAT
Coding sequences:
- the LOC140172902 gene encoding auxin-induced protein X10A-like; amino-acid sequence: MVVCVKQHKTMGFHLPAIRRASSAVSQESSKAVELPKGYFAVYVGDKMKRFVIPISYLNQPLFQELLSQAEEEFGYDHPMGGLTIPCKEDAFMDLITSRLKGL